In Deltaproteobacteria bacterium, the genomic stretch CGCGCCCGCGCCGTGTTCCCGCCCGGGGTTCGCCATCGCACGCCGTTCCCGTTCATGCGCGCGCTGCGCGCCGATCCGCTCGAAGCCGTCGGGAGCGCGCTGCGCGATCACGGCGACGCCGTGGGCATTCAGGGCGGGCCGATACGCGTCGTGGTGCTCGCGCGCCCCGAGTACGCGCGCCACGTGCTGATCCGCAACGCGCGCAACTACACGAAGGGCCCGCAGATCGCGAAGCTGCGGAGGATCGCGGGCAACGGCATGTTCTTCGTCGACGGCGACGAGTGGCTCCGCCAGCGCCGCATGATCGTGCCCGCGTTCCAGCGCGCGAAGATCGAGGCGATGGTGCCGCATCTCGTCGCGGGCGCGGACGCGCTGCTCGCGCGCTGGGAGCGCGAGCGAGCGAGCGGCGAGTTCTTCGACGTCGCGCCCGATCTCTCGAAGACCGCGCTCGACATCGTGTGCCGCGCGATGTTCGGCAGCGACGTGCGCGAGCACGCCGACGCGTTCCATCGCCATGCCACGTTCGCCGCGAGCTACGCCCAGTACCTGTTCGATCACGTGCTGCCGGTTCCGCGCTGGATCCCGACCGCGCGGAGCCGCCGCATCAACGAGGCGCTGCGCTGGGTGCACGGCTTCGTCAGCGAGATGATCGCGTCGCACCGGCGGCTCGACCCGCTGCCCGACGACATGCTCGGGTTGTTGTTGAGGTTGCGCGACGAGGAGACCGGCGCTGCGCTGAGCGACACCGAGCTCTACGACGAGCTGATGACGTTCGTGAACGCGGGCCACGAGACGACCGCGGTCTCGCTGAGCTGGTCGCTCTACGAGATCGGGCGGGACCCCGCGCTGCGGGCGCGCCTCGAAGCCGAGGCCGACGCGGAGCTCGCTGCCAGCGAGCCCACGCT encodes the following:
- a CDS encoding cytochrome P450, with product MTAAIPADRARAVFPPGVRHRTPFPFMRALRADPLEAVGSALRDHGDAVGIQGGPIRVVVLARPEYARHVLIRNARNYTKGPQIAKLRRIAGNGMFFVDGDEWLRQRRMIVPAFQRAKIEAMVPHLVAGADALLARWERERASGEFFDVAPDLSKTALDIVCRAMFGSDVREHADAFHRHATFAASYAQYLFDHVLPVPRWIPTARSRRINEALRWVHGFVSEMIASHRRLDPLPDDMLGLLLRLRDEETGAALSDTELYDELMTFVNAGHETTAVSLSWSLYEIGRDPALRARLEAEADAELAASEPTLAGLARLDLLGRTIREVLRLHPPGWAIPREASEQDEIDGVLIPKGATALIAVYFLHRHPEFWNEPERFDPDRWLEARDEPRHAFAYLPFGLGGRRCVGEDFALLELRAVLARVLQRFHVEIDPAHPVVARPQLTLKPAHGVRLRLTPRRGA